From one Paramormyrops kingsleyae isolate MSU_618 chromosome 1, PKINGS_0.4, whole genome shotgun sequence genomic stretch:
- the LOC111850021 gene encoding leukocyte elastase inhibitor-like, which produces MENVSSANTQFALDFYREVCLTSGNIFFSPLSISAAFAMVYLGAKGNTAAQMAKTLSFNMTPDLHSDLQKFISNIDKPDAPYQLTLANRLYGEKTFSFLKEFLDATRKFYQAELEPVDFIGAAEESRCQINQWVEAQTNGKITDMLDPAAVNDTTTLVLVNALYFKGEWQHAFRRSQTREMPFKINERETKPVQMMYLQKVLPFKHIEEYDLQIVEMPYKGDELSTFILLPEGPQNGSNPLQKLERELTLEKIMEWTDRKNMDSGGYIDLYLPKFKLEDSYDLKEALTHLGMTDAFDENLADLTAINREGGLFISAAVHKSFIDVNEEGTEAAAATGISIKLCCLIIGKKFMADHPFLFFIRHNTSKTILFFGRFSSP; this is translated from the exons ATGGAGAATGTTAGCAGCGCAAACACGCAGTTCGCCCTCGACTTCTACCGAGAGGTGTGTTTGACCAGCGGCAACATCTTCTTCTCCCCCCTGAGCATCAGCGCGGCGTTCGCCATGGTCTACCTGGGCGCTAAAGGGAACACGGCGGCTCAGATGGCGAAG ACTCTATCTTTCAACATGACCCCTGACCTCCACTCAGATCTACAGAAGTTTATTTCCAATATTGACAAACCTGATGCCCCTTACCAGCTGACACTCGCCAACCGTCTCTATGGCGAAAAGACCTTCAGCTTCCTGAAA GAGTTCTTGGACGCCACACGGAAGTTCTACCAAGCTGAACTGGAGCCGGTGGACTTCATAGGCGCAGCAGAGGAATCCCGCTGTCAAATCAACCAGTGGGTGGAGGCCCAAACCAATG GTAAAATTACAGACATGTTGGATCCAGCGGCAGTTAACGACACAACAACACTGGTTCTTGTCAATGCCCTGTATTTCAAGGGAGAATGGCAACATGCATTCAGGCGATCTCAAACGAGGGAAATGCCCTTTAAAATCAATGAG AGGGAGACCAAGCCTGTTCAGATGATGTATTTGCAAAAAGTATTGCCATTTAAGCATATTGAGGAGTATGACCTGCAGATAGTGGAGATGCCCTACAAGGGTGATGAGCTGAGCACGTTCATCCTGCTCCCTGAGGGGCCCCAGAATGGCTCCAACCCCCTACAGAAG CTGGAGAGAGAGCTGACCCTGGAGAAGATAATGGAATGGACAGACCGGAAGAATATGGACAGCGGTGGTTACATTGACTTGTACCTCCCAAAGTTCAAGCTGGAAGACAGCTATGACCTGAAGGAAGCCCTGACTCATCTGGGCATGACGGATGCGTTTGATGAGAACCTGGCAGATCTGACTGCCATAAACAGGGAGGGCGGCCTCTTCATCTCCGCTGCTGTTCACAAGTCCTTCATAGACGTGAACGAGGAGGGAACTGAGGCAGCAGCTGCCACAGGAATCTCCATAAAGCTGTGTTGTTTGATCATAGGGAAAAAATTCATGGCCGATCACCCCTTCCTCTTCTTCATCAGACACAACACGTCCAAGACAATCCTCTTCTTTGGCCGATTTTCCTCTCCATGA
- the LOC111850140 gene encoding leukocyte elastase inhibitor-like isoform X1: MTCKKEIMENVSSANTQFALDFYREVCGTSGNIFFSPLSISAAFAMVYLGAKGNTAAQMAKTLSFNMTPDLHSDLQKFISNIDKPDAPYLLTLANRLYGEKTFSFLKEFLDATRKFYQAELEPVDFIGAAEESRCQINQWVEAQTNGKIMDILKPSAINNTTKLVIVNALYFKGDWLHSFDQYDTREMPFKINERETKPVQMMYLQKVLPFKHIEEFGLQIVEMPYMGDELSMFILLPEEPQNGSNPLQKLEKELTLEKINEWTDRKNMDSGGYIDLYLPKFKLEDSYDLKKALAHLGMTDVFDEKLADLTAINREGGLFVSAAVHKSFIDVNEEGTEAAAATGISIQLCCLIIGKKFMADHPFLFLIRHNTSKTILFFGRFSSP; encoded by the exons ATGACTTGTAAAAAGGAAA TTATGGAGAATGTTAGCAGCGCAAACACGCAGTTCGCCCTCGACTTCTACCGAGAGGTGTGTGGGACCAGCGGCAACATCTTCTTCTCCCCCCTGAGCATCAGCGCGGCGTTTGCTATGGTCTACCTGGGTGCTAAAGGGAACACCGCGGCTCAGATGGCGAAG ACTCTATCTTTCAACATGACCCCTGATCTCCACTCAGATCTACAGAAGTTTATTTCCAATATTGACAAACCTGATGCCCCTTATCTGCTGACACTCGCCAACCGTCTCTATGGCGAAAAGACCTTCAGCTTCCTGAAA GAGTTCTTGGACGCGACACGGAAGTTCTACCAAGCTGAACTGGAGCCGGTGGACTTCATAGGCGCAGCAGAGGAATCCCGCTGTCAAATCAACCAGTGGGTGGAGGCCCAAACCAATG GTAAAATTATGGACATTTTGAAGCCATCTGCaataaataacacaacaaaactGGTTATTGTCAATGCCCTGTACTTCAAAGGAGATTGGTTGCACAGCTTTGATCAGTATGACACAAGGGAAATGCCTTTTAAAATCAATGAG AGGGAGACCAAGCCTGTTCAGATGATGTATTTGCAAAAAGTATTGCCATTTAAGCATATTGAGGAGTTTGGCCTGCAGATAGTGGAGATGCCCTATATGGGTGATGAGCTGAGCATGTTCATCCTGCTCCCTGAGGAGCCCCAGAATGGCTCCAACCCCCTGCAGAAG CTGGAGAAAGAGCTGACCCTGGAGAAGATAAATGAATGGACAGACCGGAAGAATATGGACAGCGGTGGTTACATTGACTTATACCTCCCAAAATTCAAGCTGGAAGACAGTTATGACCTGAAGAAAGCCCTGGCTCATCTGGGCATGACGGATGTGTTTGATGAGAAACTGGCAGATCTGACTGCCATAAACAGGGAGGGCGGCCTCTTCGTCTCCGCTGCTGTTCACAAGTCCTTCATAGACGTGAACGAGGAGGGAACTGAGGCAGCAGCTGCCACAGGAATCTCCATACAGCTGTGTTGTTTGATCATAGGGAAAAAATTCATGGCCGATCaccccttcctcttcctcatcaGACACAACACGTCCAAGACAATCCTCTTCTTTGGCCGATTTTCCTCTCCATGA
- the LOC111850140 gene encoding leukocyte elastase inhibitor-like isoform X2 codes for MENVSSANTQFALDFYREVCGTSGNIFFSPLSISAAFAMVYLGAKGNTAAQMAKTLSFNMTPDLHSDLQKFISNIDKPDAPYLLTLANRLYGEKTFSFLKEFLDATRKFYQAELEPVDFIGAAEESRCQINQWVEAQTNGKIMDILKPSAINNTTKLVIVNALYFKGDWLHSFDQYDTREMPFKINERETKPVQMMYLQKVLPFKHIEEFGLQIVEMPYMGDELSMFILLPEEPQNGSNPLQKLEKELTLEKINEWTDRKNMDSGGYIDLYLPKFKLEDSYDLKKALAHLGMTDVFDEKLADLTAINREGGLFVSAAVHKSFIDVNEEGTEAAAATGISIQLCCLIIGKKFMADHPFLFLIRHNTSKTILFFGRFSSP; via the exons ATGGAGAATGTTAGCAGCGCAAACACGCAGTTCGCCCTCGACTTCTACCGAGAGGTGTGTGGGACCAGCGGCAACATCTTCTTCTCCCCCCTGAGCATCAGCGCGGCGTTTGCTATGGTCTACCTGGGTGCTAAAGGGAACACCGCGGCTCAGATGGCGAAG ACTCTATCTTTCAACATGACCCCTGATCTCCACTCAGATCTACAGAAGTTTATTTCCAATATTGACAAACCTGATGCCCCTTATCTGCTGACACTCGCCAACCGTCTCTATGGCGAAAAGACCTTCAGCTTCCTGAAA GAGTTCTTGGACGCGACACGGAAGTTCTACCAAGCTGAACTGGAGCCGGTGGACTTCATAGGCGCAGCAGAGGAATCCCGCTGTCAAATCAACCAGTGGGTGGAGGCCCAAACCAATG GTAAAATTATGGACATTTTGAAGCCATCTGCaataaataacacaacaaaactGGTTATTGTCAATGCCCTGTACTTCAAAGGAGATTGGTTGCACAGCTTTGATCAGTATGACACAAGGGAAATGCCTTTTAAAATCAATGAG AGGGAGACCAAGCCTGTTCAGATGATGTATTTGCAAAAAGTATTGCCATTTAAGCATATTGAGGAGTTTGGCCTGCAGATAGTGGAGATGCCCTATATGGGTGATGAGCTGAGCATGTTCATCCTGCTCCCTGAGGAGCCCCAGAATGGCTCCAACCCCCTGCAGAAG CTGGAGAAAGAGCTGACCCTGGAGAAGATAAATGAATGGACAGACCGGAAGAATATGGACAGCGGTGGTTACATTGACTTATACCTCCCAAAATTCAAGCTGGAAGACAGTTATGACCTGAAGAAAGCCCTGGCTCATCTGGGCATGACGGATGTGTTTGATGAGAAACTGGCAGATCTGACTGCCATAAACAGGGAGGGCGGCCTCTTCGTCTCCGCTGCTGTTCACAAGTCCTTCATAGACGTGAACGAGGAGGGAACTGAGGCAGCAGCTGCCACAGGAATCTCCATACAGCTGTGTTGTTTGATCATAGGGAAAAAATTCATGGCCGATCaccccttcctcttcctcatcaGACACAACACGTCCAAGACAATCCTCTTCTTTGGCCGATTTTCCTCTCCATGA